The window AGCAAAATTAACAGAGCTATCAGCTAGTTCCATTACATTTACTGTCGGTTCTGGTGTGTCTATTACTTTTGGGTTGTCTTTTAAAACTTTCATTAAGACGTCTTTAGTCTGTTTGATGTCAGAATCGTAACCAACTCCAAAAACTAAATCGACACGTCTAGTGCCTTCCGTAGAAAAATTAATAATGTTACCATTAGAAAGTGATCCATTGGGAATAATAATTTCTCTATTAGAAAGTCCTGTTAATTTGGTCGTAAAAATCTGAATTTCTTTAACAACACCAGTTTGTCCTTGCGCTTCAATTAAATCACCGATTTTAAAAGGTTTGAATAGCATAATTAAAACACCTCCAGCAAAATTACCTAAAGAGCCTTGTAATGCTAAACCAATAGCTAATCCAGCAGCAGCAATTATTGCAGCAAATGATGTTGTTTCAACACCTAATGTACCAAGAACAACAATTATTAAAACGATTTTTAAAACCCAATTTAATAAGTTGAGCAAGAATTTTTGAAGACTTTCATCATATTTTCTTGAAAGCATTAACTTTTTTAAACCTTTTAAAAGGTATTTGACTATGAAAGCTCCAATAACCCATATTACAATTGCTAATAATAATTTTGGTGCGTACTCAATAATAAGTTCAGAGGCCTTATCTTTCCATTGTTGTAAATCCATTGTAAAATTTTATAGT is drawn from Psychroserpens sp. NJDZ02 and contains these coding sequences:
- a CDS encoding mechanosensitive ion channel family protein, which gives rise to MDLQQWKDKASELIIEYAPKLLLAIVIWVIGAFIVKYLLKGLKKLMLSRKYDESLQKFLLNLLNWVLKIVLIIVVLGTLGVETTSFAAIIAAAGLAIGLALQGSLGNFAGGVLIMLFKPFKIGDLIEAQGQTGVVKEIQIFTTKLTGLSNREIIIPNGSLSNGNIINFSTEGTRRVDLVFGVGYDSDIKQTKDVLMKVLKDNPKVIDTPEPTVNVMELADSSVNFAVRPWCKAEDYWTVYFDVTEKTKEALDAAGIEIPYPHAVEIQKEG